From one Nothobranchius furzeri strain GRZ-AD chromosome 2, NfurGRZ-RIMD1, whole genome shotgun sequence genomic stretch:
- the cant1a gene encoding soluble calcium-activated nucleotidase 1 isoform X4 — protein MTGTAGPRRHSRPLSSIPAPPGFTRMGQDEPMSPLRIVADGLPILASMANTTHPRFRLKWRPIVAVVIALSVVLLLLMHLNPSLRYCSPGSHSWKILPSGNQQFNSQYNGTYPLSPPERTPQGTRYRIGIIADLDTNSQSNTKLTWFSYMRKGYLLVSQSGDKVAVEWDADRVVLESHLSEKGRGMELSELVVFNGKLYSVDDRTGVVYHIDGDKAVPWVILPDGDGSVAKGFKAEWLAVKDEHLYVGGLGKEWTTTEGEFVNNNPEWVKVVGFRGDVQHQNWVPRYTSMKLAAGIEPPGYLIHESAAWSDSLQRWFFLPRRASRERYEETADERRGTNLVLSCSADFKDTKVSHVGPNIPTHGFSSFKFIPNTNDQIILALKSEEDAKTIATYITAFTLDGRILLPETKIGDVKYEGLEFI, from the exons atgaccggaacggccgggccgagac GTCACTCCAGGCCTCTGTCATCCATACCTGCTCCTCCAGGCTTCACTCGAATGGGTCAGGATGAGCCTATGAGCCCTCTTCGCATCGTAGCAGACGGTCTCCCTATATTGGCTTCCATGGCCAACACCACCCACCCTCGTTTCCGCCTTAAGTGGAGGCCCATCGTCGCTGTGGTCATCGCCCTGTCTGTAGTTCTGTTGCTCCTTATGCACTTGAATCCAAGCCTGCGCTACTGCTCTCCTGGCTCTCACAGTTGGAAAATCCTTCCCAGTGGGAACCAGCAGTTTAATTCCCAATACAATGGCACCTATCCGCTTAGCCCACCTGAGCGCACGCCACAGGGAACGCGCTATCGCATCGGGATAATCGCTGACCTCGACACAAACTCTCAAAGCAACACAAAGCTCACGTGGTTCAGCTACATGAGGAAAGGATACCTGTTGGTGTCGCAGAGTGGTGACAAAGTGGCGGTTGAATGGGACGCAGACAGGGTGGTGCTGGAGAGCCACCTGTCGGAGAAAGGCAGAGGGATGGAGCTGTCGGAGTTGGTGGTGTTCAACGGAAAGCTGTACTCTGTGGATGACAGAACGGGTGTAGTCTATCACATAGATGGAGACAAGGCTGTGCCGTGGGTTATTTTGCCTGATGGTGACGGGAGTGTTGCCAAAG GGTTTAAAGCGGAGTGGTTGGCGGTAAAGGACGAGCACCTGTATGTTGGTGGTCTGGGGAAAGAGTGGACCAccacggagggagagtttgtcaacaaCAATCCAGAGTGGGTAAAAGTGGTGGGCTTCAGGGGGGATGTACAGCACCAGAACTGGGTTCCCAGGTATACCTCTATGAAGCTTGCAGCAGGGATTGAGCCACCAG GTTATCTTATTCACGAGTCAGCGGCCTGGAGCGACAGCCTACAGCGATGGTTTTTCCTCCCTCGTCGTGCGAGCAGAGAGCGCTATGAGGAGACGGCGGACGAGCGGCGCGGTACAAACCTTGTCCTGAGCTGCTCTGCAGATTTCAAAGACACCAAAGTTAGCCACGTGGGACCAAATATCCCCACTCATGGTTTCTCCTCCTTCAAATTCATCCCCAACACAAATGACCAGATCATTTTGGCACTCAAGTCAGAAGAGGATGCCAAAACGATTGCAACGTACATCACAGCCTTCACACTAGACGGACGCATACTTTTACCAGAAACGAAGATTGGGGACGTTAAATATGAAGGCTTGGAGTTCATATAG
- the cant1a gene encoding soluble calcium-activated nucleotidase 1 isoform X3 has protein sequence MAEVKNYGKRRRKGHSRPLSSIPAPPGFTRMGQDEPMSPLRIVADGLPILASMANTTHPRFRLKWRPIVAVVIALSVVLLLLMHLNPSLRYCSPGSHSWKILPSGNQQFNSQYNGTYPLSPPERTPQGTRYRIGIIADLDTNSQSNTKLTWFSYMRKGYLLVSQSGDKVAVEWDADRVVLESHLSEKGRGMELSELVVFNGKLYSVDDRTGVVYHIDGDKAVPWVILPDGDGSVAKGFKAEWLAVKDEHLYVGGLGKEWTTTEGEFVNNNPEWVKVVGFRGDVQHQNWVPRYTSMKLAAGIEPPGYLIHESAAWSDSLQRWFFLPRRASRERYEETADERRGTNLVLSCSADFKDTKVSHVGPNIPTHGFSSFKFIPNTNDQIILALKSEEDAKTIATYITAFTLDGRILLPETKIGDVKYEGLEFI, from the exons ATGGCAGAGGTTAAGAATTATGGCAAGAGGAGACGAAAAG GTCACTCCAGGCCTCTGTCATCCATACCTGCTCCTCCAGGCTTCACTCGAATGGGTCAGGATGAGCCTATGAGCCCTCTTCGCATCGTAGCAGACGGTCTCCCTATATTGGCTTCCATGGCCAACACCACCCACCCTCGTTTCCGCCTTAAGTGGAGGCCCATCGTCGCTGTGGTCATCGCCCTGTCTGTAGTTCTGTTGCTCCTTATGCACTTGAATCCAAGCCTGCGCTACTGCTCTCCTGGCTCTCACAGTTGGAAAATCCTTCCCAGTGGGAACCAGCAGTTTAATTCCCAATACAATGGCACCTATCCGCTTAGCCCACCTGAGCGCACGCCACAGGGAACGCGCTATCGCATCGGGATAATCGCTGACCTCGACACAAACTCTCAAAGCAACACAAAGCTCACGTGGTTCAGCTACATGAGGAAAGGATACCTGTTGGTGTCGCAGAGTGGTGACAAAGTGGCGGTTGAATGGGACGCAGACAGGGTGGTGCTGGAGAGCCACCTGTCGGAGAAAGGCAGAGGGATGGAGCTGTCGGAGTTGGTGGTGTTCAACGGAAAGCTGTACTCTGTGGATGACAGAACGGGTGTAGTCTATCACATAGATGGAGACAAGGCTGTGCCGTGGGTTATTTTGCCTGATGGTGACGGGAGTGTTGCCAAAG GGTTTAAAGCGGAGTGGTTGGCGGTAAAGGACGAGCACCTGTATGTTGGTGGTCTGGGGAAAGAGTGGACCAccacggagggagagtttgtcaacaaCAATCCAGAGTGGGTAAAAGTGGTGGGCTTCAGGGGGGATGTACAGCACCAGAACTGGGTTCCCAGGTATACCTCTATGAAGCTTGCAGCAGGGATTGAGCCACCAG GTTATCTTATTCACGAGTCAGCGGCCTGGAGCGACAGCCTACAGCGATGGTTTTTCCTCCCTCGTCGTGCGAGCAGAGAGCGCTATGAGGAGACGGCGGACGAGCGGCGCGGTACAAACCTTGTCCTGAGCTGCTCTGCAGATTTCAAAGACACCAAAGTTAGCCACGTGGGACCAAATATCCCCACTCATGGTTTCTCCTCCTTCAAATTCATCCCCAACACAAATGACCAGATCATTTTGGCACTCAAGTCAGAAGAGGATGCCAAAACGATTGCAACGTACATCACAGCCTTCACACTAGACGGACGCATACTTTTACCAGAAACGAAGATTGGGGACGTTAAATATGAAGGCTTGGAGTTCATATAG
- the cant1a gene encoding soluble calcium-activated nucleotidase 1 isoform X1 gives MCWPVQLQEAGSGRTLSTGHSRPLSSIPAPPGFTRMGQDEPMSPLRIVADGLPILASMANTTHPRFRLKWRPIVAVVIALSVVLLLLMHLNPSLRYCSPGSHSWKILPSGNQQFNSQYNGTYPLSPPERTPQGTRYRIGIIADLDTNSQSNTKLTWFSYMRKGYLLVSQSGDKVAVEWDADRVVLESHLSEKGRGMELSELVVFNGKLYSVDDRTGVVYHIDGDKAVPWVILPDGDGSVAKGFKAEWLAVKDEHLYVGGLGKEWTTTEGEFVNNNPEWVKVVGFRGDVQHQNWVPRYTSMKLAAGIEPPGYLIHESAAWSDSLQRWFFLPRRASRERYEETADERRGTNLVLSCSADFKDTKVSHVGPNIPTHGFSSFKFIPNTNDQIILALKSEEDAKTIATYITAFTLDGRILLPETKIGDVKYEGLEFI, from the exons ATGTGTTGGCCTGTCCAGcttcaggaagcaggaagtggacGAACCCTCAGCACCG GTCACTCCAGGCCTCTGTCATCCATACCTGCTCCTCCAGGCTTCACTCGAATGGGTCAGGATGAGCCTATGAGCCCTCTTCGCATCGTAGCAGACGGTCTCCCTATATTGGCTTCCATGGCCAACACCACCCACCCTCGTTTCCGCCTTAAGTGGAGGCCCATCGTCGCTGTGGTCATCGCCCTGTCTGTAGTTCTGTTGCTCCTTATGCACTTGAATCCAAGCCTGCGCTACTGCTCTCCTGGCTCTCACAGTTGGAAAATCCTTCCCAGTGGGAACCAGCAGTTTAATTCCCAATACAATGGCACCTATCCGCTTAGCCCACCTGAGCGCACGCCACAGGGAACGCGCTATCGCATCGGGATAATCGCTGACCTCGACACAAACTCTCAAAGCAACACAAAGCTCACGTGGTTCAGCTACATGAGGAAAGGATACCTGTTGGTGTCGCAGAGTGGTGACAAAGTGGCGGTTGAATGGGACGCAGACAGGGTGGTGCTGGAGAGCCACCTGTCGGAGAAAGGCAGAGGGATGGAGCTGTCGGAGTTGGTGGTGTTCAACGGAAAGCTGTACTCTGTGGATGACAGAACGGGTGTAGTCTATCACATAGATGGAGACAAGGCTGTGCCGTGGGTTATTTTGCCTGATGGTGACGGGAGTGTTGCCAAAG GGTTTAAAGCGGAGTGGTTGGCGGTAAAGGACGAGCACCTGTATGTTGGTGGTCTGGGGAAAGAGTGGACCAccacggagggagagtttgtcaacaaCAATCCAGAGTGGGTAAAAGTGGTGGGCTTCAGGGGGGATGTACAGCACCAGAACTGGGTTCCCAGGTATACCTCTATGAAGCTTGCAGCAGGGATTGAGCCACCAG GTTATCTTATTCACGAGTCAGCGGCCTGGAGCGACAGCCTACAGCGATGGTTTTTCCTCCCTCGTCGTGCGAGCAGAGAGCGCTATGAGGAGACGGCGGACGAGCGGCGCGGTACAAACCTTGTCCTGAGCTGCTCTGCAGATTTCAAAGACACCAAAGTTAGCCACGTGGGACCAAATATCCCCACTCATGGTTTCTCCTCCTTCAAATTCATCCCCAACACAAATGACCAGATCATTTTGGCACTCAAGTCAGAAGAGGATGCCAAAACGATTGCAACGTACATCACAGCCTTCACACTAGACGGACGCATACTTTTACCAGAAACGAAGATTGGGGACGTTAAATATGAAGGCTTGGAGTTCATATAG
- the cant1a gene encoding soluble calcium-activated nucleotidase 1 isoform X2 encodes MTGTAGPRRKPLQEDSGHSRPLSSIPAPPGFTRMGQDEPMSPLRIVADGLPILASMANTTHPRFRLKWRPIVAVVIALSVVLLLLMHLNPSLRYCSPGSHSWKILPSGNQQFNSQYNGTYPLSPPERTPQGTRYRIGIIADLDTNSQSNTKLTWFSYMRKGYLLVSQSGDKVAVEWDADRVVLESHLSEKGRGMELSELVVFNGKLYSVDDRTGVVYHIDGDKAVPWVILPDGDGSVAKGFKAEWLAVKDEHLYVGGLGKEWTTTEGEFVNNNPEWVKVVGFRGDVQHQNWVPRYTSMKLAAGIEPPGYLIHESAAWSDSLQRWFFLPRRASRERYEETADERRGTNLVLSCSADFKDTKVSHVGPNIPTHGFSSFKFIPNTNDQIILALKSEEDAKTIATYITAFTLDGRILLPETKIGDVKYEGLEFI; translated from the exons atgaccggaacggccgggccgagacgtaagcctttgcaagaggattcag GTCACTCCAGGCCTCTGTCATCCATACCTGCTCCTCCAGGCTTCACTCGAATGGGTCAGGATGAGCCTATGAGCCCTCTTCGCATCGTAGCAGACGGTCTCCCTATATTGGCTTCCATGGCCAACACCACCCACCCTCGTTTCCGCCTTAAGTGGAGGCCCATCGTCGCTGTGGTCATCGCCCTGTCTGTAGTTCTGTTGCTCCTTATGCACTTGAATCCAAGCCTGCGCTACTGCTCTCCTGGCTCTCACAGTTGGAAAATCCTTCCCAGTGGGAACCAGCAGTTTAATTCCCAATACAATGGCACCTATCCGCTTAGCCCACCTGAGCGCACGCCACAGGGAACGCGCTATCGCATCGGGATAATCGCTGACCTCGACACAAACTCTCAAAGCAACACAAAGCTCACGTGGTTCAGCTACATGAGGAAAGGATACCTGTTGGTGTCGCAGAGTGGTGACAAAGTGGCGGTTGAATGGGACGCAGACAGGGTGGTGCTGGAGAGCCACCTGTCGGAGAAAGGCAGAGGGATGGAGCTGTCGGAGTTGGTGGTGTTCAACGGAAAGCTGTACTCTGTGGATGACAGAACGGGTGTAGTCTATCACATAGATGGAGACAAGGCTGTGCCGTGGGTTATTTTGCCTGATGGTGACGGGAGTGTTGCCAAAG GGTTTAAAGCGGAGTGGTTGGCGGTAAAGGACGAGCACCTGTATGTTGGTGGTCTGGGGAAAGAGTGGACCAccacggagggagagtttgtcaacaaCAATCCAGAGTGGGTAAAAGTGGTGGGCTTCAGGGGGGATGTACAGCACCAGAACTGGGTTCCCAGGTATACCTCTATGAAGCTTGCAGCAGGGATTGAGCCACCAG GTTATCTTATTCACGAGTCAGCGGCCTGGAGCGACAGCCTACAGCGATGGTTTTTCCTCCCTCGTCGTGCGAGCAGAGAGCGCTATGAGGAGACGGCGGACGAGCGGCGCGGTACAAACCTTGTCCTGAGCTGCTCTGCAGATTTCAAAGACACCAAAGTTAGCCACGTGGGACCAAATATCCCCACTCATGGTTTCTCCTCCTTCAAATTCATCCCCAACACAAATGACCAGATCATTTTGGCACTCAAGTCAGAAGAGGATGCCAAAACGATTGCAACGTACATCACAGCCTTCACACTAGACGGACGCATACTTTTACCAGAAACGAAGATTGGGGACGTTAAATATGAAGGCTTGGAGTTCATATAG
- the cant1a gene encoding soluble calcium-activated nucleotidase 1 isoform X5, protein MGQDEPMSPLRIVADGLPILASMANTTHPRFRLKWRPIVAVVIALSVVLLLLMHLNPSLRYCSPGSHSWKILPSGNQQFNSQYNGTYPLSPPERTPQGTRYRIGIIADLDTNSQSNTKLTWFSYMRKGYLLVSQSGDKVAVEWDADRVVLESHLSEKGRGMELSELVVFNGKLYSVDDRTGVVYHIDGDKAVPWVILPDGDGSVAKGFKAEWLAVKDEHLYVGGLGKEWTTTEGEFVNNNPEWVKVVGFRGDVQHQNWVPRYTSMKLAAGIEPPGYLIHESAAWSDSLQRWFFLPRRASRERYEETADERRGTNLVLSCSADFKDTKVSHVGPNIPTHGFSSFKFIPNTNDQIILALKSEEDAKTIATYITAFTLDGRILLPETKIGDVKYEGLEFI, encoded by the exons ATGGGTCAGGATGAGCCTATGAGCCCTCTTCGCATCGTAGCAGACGGTCTCCCTATATTGGCTTCCATGGCCAACACCACCCACCCTCGTTTCCGCCTTAAGTGGAGGCCCATCGTCGCTGTGGTCATCGCCCTGTCTGTAGTTCTGTTGCTCCTTATGCACTTGAATCCAAGCCTGCGCTACTGCTCTCCTGGCTCTCACAGTTGGAAAATCCTTCCCAGTGGGAACCAGCAGTTTAATTCCCAATACAATGGCACCTATCCGCTTAGCCCACCTGAGCGCACGCCACAGGGAACGCGCTATCGCATCGGGATAATCGCTGACCTCGACACAAACTCTCAAAGCAACACAAAGCTCACGTGGTTCAGCTACATGAGGAAAGGATACCTGTTGGTGTCGCAGAGTGGTGACAAAGTGGCGGTTGAATGGGACGCAGACAGGGTGGTGCTGGAGAGCCACCTGTCGGAGAAAGGCAGAGGGATGGAGCTGTCGGAGTTGGTGGTGTTCAACGGAAAGCTGTACTCTGTGGATGACAGAACGGGTGTAGTCTATCACATAGATGGAGACAAGGCTGTGCCGTGGGTTATTTTGCCTGATGGTGACGGGAGTGTTGCCAAAG GGTTTAAAGCGGAGTGGTTGGCGGTAAAGGACGAGCACCTGTATGTTGGTGGTCTGGGGAAAGAGTGGACCAccacggagggagagtttgtcaacaaCAATCCAGAGTGGGTAAAAGTGGTGGGCTTCAGGGGGGATGTACAGCACCAGAACTGGGTTCCCAGGTATACCTCTATGAAGCTTGCAGCAGGGATTGAGCCACCAG GTTATCTTATTCACGAGTCAGCGGCCTGGAGCGACAGCCTACAGCGATGGTTTTTCCTCCCTCGTCGTGCGAGCAGAGAGCGCTATGAGGAGACGGCGGACGAGCGGCGCGGTACAAACCTTGTCCTGAGCTGCTCTGCAGATTTCAAAGACACCAAAGTTAGCCACGTGGGACCAAATATCCCCACTCATGGTTTCTCCTCCTTCAAATTCATCCCCAACACAAATGACCAGATCATTTTGGCACTCAAGTCAGAAGAGGATGCCAAAACGATTGCAACGTACATCACAGCCTTCACACTAGACGGACGCATACTTTTACCAGAAACGAAGATTGGGGACGTTAAATATGAAGGCTTGGAGTTCATATAG